In Haloarcula salinisoli, one genomic interval encodes:
- a CDS encoding PAS domain S-box protein — protein MGAEPLDDIYAQTLAVFTDGEQFEPLTTPEVAGALNCKRRTVYQRLERLVERGKLETKKTGSNSRVWWRPPSETASSGDGTQSHRGTTQSAVSRDGRTAGPETAEPTDSTALEAGVKRWSEAMQSIIDGVAIIDASGAYVYVNQSYADIYGYDGPEAFLGESWEMCYGDDERRRFRNDILPMLRDGGGWRGEATGKRRDGSTFTQELSVTETEDCGIVCVVRDITDRKKRERRLREARQFNEELVENAPFGMFRLDEQLRITYENPRAEEIIGLPEDRESSDAIGADISELPPIVETGQSELFKSIRDGCAIEFDFPFESIYGKEAYFTGRAVPVYRDDEFDGAILMATDISERRQYERELERQRKQLAALDELNDVVRGITEAVIDQSTREEIEQVVRDRLTSSDSYRIAWTGAADGDDQLDMRVAADIDGFLDAFPLSPAPEAAAARGPIERALETQAIQVVQHAQQDPPFDALGDHATAHGYRALAIIPISHQGVLYGLLGICTDRSDAFAEAEREVVGQLGDIVGHAIAAVDRKRALMSDEVIELELRIPELLSSSELPATDGSVTIDRVTPVGDETFLMYGQATDDAIEVVRRLNERLPGWDQLDVFTEQPNETRFEQQLSDTPVATIVADYGGNFTGGAIEAGSFTGTVQLPVGTDIRWLLDVLKNEYPDIQVVRQQQVRRGTAESGDITSTLAENLTDRQRVVTEAAYFGGYFDSPRLQSGEDIAESLGIRAATFHQHVRKAERKLFELVFTEL, from the coding sequence ATGGGGGCTGAGCCACTGGACGATATCTACGCGCAGACGCTGGCAGTCTTCACGGACGGTGAACAGTTCGAACCGCTCACCACGCCTGAGGTGGCTGGGGCACTCAACTGCAAGCGTCGGACGGTGTATCAACGACTGGAACGGCTCGTCGAGCGGGGCAAACTCGAGACCAAGAAAACCGGCTCTAACTCCAGAGTCTGGTGGCGCCCGCCTTCCGAGACAGCGTCGTCCGGGGATGGCACCCAGTCTCACCGCGGAACCACGCAGTCTGCTGTCTCTCGCGACGGTCGAACAGCCGGTCCGGAAACGGCCGAACCGACGGACAGTACGGCCCTCGAGGCGGGTGTGAAACGATGGTCGGAGGCGATGCAATCAATCATCGATGGAGTGGCTATCATCGACGCGTCGGGCGCGTACGTGTACGTCAACCAATCGTATGCGGATATCTACGGATACGATGGGCCCGAGGCCTTCCTCGGCGAGAGCTGGGAGATGTGCTACGGCGACGACGAACGCCGCCGGTTCAGGAACGACATACTACCGATGCTCCGGGACGGTGGTGGCTGGCGTGGCGAAGCCACGGGGAAGCGACGGGATGGGTCGACGTTCACACAGGAACTGTCGGTGACTGAGACCGAGGACTGTGGCATCGTCTGTGTCGTCCGTGATATCACCGACCGCAAAAAGAGGGAACGACGGCTTCGCGAGGCTCGACAGTTCAACGAGGAACTGGTCGAGAACGCTCCGTTTGGGATGTTCAGACTGGACGAGCAGCTTCGTATCACGTACGAAAACCCACGGGCCGAGGAGATTATCGGGCTCCCCGAGGACAGGGAGTCGTCGGACGCCATCGGCGCCGATATCAGCGAACTGCCACCCATCGTCGAGACCGGCCAGTCCGAGCTGTTCAAGAGCATCAGGGATGGCTGCGCTATCGAGTTCGACTTTCCCTTCGAATCGATATACGGCAAAGAAGCGTACTTCACCGGCCGCGCTGTCCCGGTGTATCGGGACGACGAGTTCGATGGAGCGATTCTGATGGCGACGGACATCTCCGAGCGGCGACAGTACGAGCGGGAACTGGAACGACAGCGGAAGCAACTGGCCGCACTCGACGAACTGAACGACGTCGTCCGCGGCATCACGGAGGCAGTGATCGACCAGTCGACTCGGGAGGAAATCGAACAGGTCGTCCGCGACCGACTGACGAGCTCCGATTCGTATCGCATCGCCTGGACCGGGGCTGCCGACGGGGACGACCAGTTGGATATGCGCGTCGCGGCCGATATCGACGGCTTTCTGGACGCGTTCCCGCTCTCACCGGCTCCGGAGGCGGCGGCTGCGCGGGGCCCCATCGAGCGAGCGCTCGAGACACAGGCTATCCAGGTGGTCCAGCACGCCCAGCAGGACCCACCGTTCGATGCACTTGGCGACCACGCAACGGCACACGGCTACCGAGCCCTGGCAATTATTCCTATCAGCCACCAGGGAGTGCTCTACGGACTTCTCGGCATCTGTACCGACCGGTCCGATGCCTTTGCCGAGGCCGAGCGGGAAGTCGTCGGTCAACTCGGTGATATCGTCGGGCATGCCATCGCCGCAGTCGACCGAAAGCGGGCCCTGATGAGCGACGAGGTCATCGAACTCGAACTCCGGATTCCGGAGCTGCTCTCGTCGAGTGAGCTGCCAGCGACCGATGGGTCAGTGACCATAGACCGGGTGACACCAGTCGGTGATGAGACGTTTCTGATGTACGGGCAAGCGACCGACGACGCAATCGAGGTCGTTCGCAGGCTCAACGAGCGGCTCCCGGGCTGGGACCAGCTGGACGTCTTCACCGAACAACCCAACGAAACCCGATTCGAACAGCAACTCTCGGATACGCCCGTCGCCACTATCGTCGCCGACTACGGCGGCAACTTCACCGGCGGCGCCATCGAAGCCGGTTCGTTCACCGGGACCGTCCAGCTTCCGGTCGGGACAGATATCCGCTGGCTTCTCGACGTGCTCAAAAACGAGTATCCTGACATTCAGGTGGTCCGGCAGCAACAGGTGCGGCGTGGTACCGCCGAGTCCGGCGATATCACCAGTACCCTCGCGGAGAATCTCACCGACCGACAGCGAGTCGTGACCGAGGCTGCGTACTTCGGAGGATACTTCGACAGCCCCCGGCTCCAGTCAGGGGAAGACATCGCCGAGTCACTCGGTATCAGAGCCGCAACGTTCCATCAACACGTCCGCAAGGCTGAGCGCAAACTCTTCGAGCTTGTCTTCACCGAACTGTGA
- a CDS encoding DUF7344 domain-containing protein codes for MASQGGIPGAGANGYDAASILGEVRYRRILAILLDRFQPVPSRELSVQVAAREADIPPSEVPETECESVRMELEHRYLSKLERVGWVDRTPDGLTATAPRPAPRDVLSLPSLREPEHPHWDPVSTLLARPYRIAVAALLADRQQPLALAQLAEQLREHEQEYSLPPRQRLRLQLYHVDLPKLADADLVEFDSAEQTVARTSLTSDIIADSTN; via the coding sequence ATGGCGAGTCAGGGTGGGATACCCGGTGCGGGGGCTAACGGCTACGACGCAGCCTCGATTCTCGGTGAGGTCCGTTACCGCCGGATACTCGCAATTCTTCTCGACCGTTTCCAGCCGGTTCCCAGTCGGGAACTCAGTGTTCAGGTCGCGGCGCGGGAGGCCGATATCCCACCCTCTGAGGTCCCTGAAACCGAGTGTGAATCCGTTCGGATGGAACTCGAACATCGATATCTCTCCAAATTGGAGCGGGTCGGTTGGGTCGACCGAACCCCGGATGGACTGACCGCCACAGCACCCCGGCCCGCACCGAGGGATGTGCTGTCGCTGCCCTCCCTCCGTGAACCAGAACACCCCCACTGGGACCCCGTCAGTACGTTACTGGCGCGTCCCTATCGAATCGCGGTCGCCGCACTCCTTGCCGACCGACAGCAGCCGCTGGCGCTGGCGCAACTCGCCGAGCAACTCCGCGAGCACGAGCAGGAGTACTCGTTGCCACCGAGACAGCGACTTCGTCTGCAGCTCTATCACGTCGACCTGCCGAAACTGGCGGATGCCGACCTGGTCGAGTTCGACAGCGCCGAGCAGACAGTCGCTCGAACCTCACTGACCAGCGATATCATCGCGGATAGTACCAACTGA
- a CDS encoding HalOD1 output domain-containing protein, which produces MGQDRCGVVSRQIEHTESVHQTVLRAVSAATEQPVAELTPLQTAIDVDAMDTLLSSSKNLRSLQFQYMGFEITVRPEYVCIQEPHESAIES; this is translated from the coding sequence ATGGGACAGGATAGGTGTGGGGTAGTAAGCAGACAGATCGAGCACACGGAGTCAGTTCACCAGACCGTTCTTCGGGCTGTATCGGCCGCTACCGAGCAGCCAGTTGCCGAGTTGACACCACTTCAGACAGCCATCGATGTCGATGCGATGGATACCCTGCTGTCGTCCTCGAAGAATCTCAGGTCACTGCAGTTTCAGTACATGGGATTCGAGATTACTGTCAGACCGGAGTACGTTTGCATACAGGAACCACACGAATCAGCCATCGAGTCCTGA
- a CDS encoding HpcH/HpaI aldolase family protein, translating into MPSSRAANGLPATLQEGDVALGLLDSTYSPTVMEFCGELGLDFVWLDLEHGGPDPWHAPTLEHLLLAAERTGIDPLVRLPDTDPTLVRKALDLGVRNLFLPRVESAQEVHLAVRSARYRYDGGPGDRGLAAPRASRWGLTEEYVEREDEQTLVGVTIETTDSVDAIDEILDVPELGFVFIGPFDLSVSLGHPGELDHPEVEEAVETVRSAAVDAEVPVGGLGFGMDDVNEKAENGYQILHLGSTTGALQTAIEGWLDAFEGERS; encoded by the coding sequence ATGCCATCTTCACGGGCGGCGAACGGACTTCCAGCGACGCTGCAGGAGGGCGACGTGGCCCTGGGGCTGCTCGACAGCACGTACAGTCCGACGGTGATGGAGTTCTGTGGCGAACTCGGGCTCGACTTCGTGTGGCTGGACCTCGAACACGGCGGGCCGGACCCGTGGCACGCGCCCACTCTCGAACACCTGCTGCTGGCGGCCGAACGGACCGGTATCGACCCGCTCGTCCGGCTCCCCGATACGGACCCCACACTCGTCCGGAAGGCCCTGGACCTGGGCGTCAGAAACCTGTTTCTCCCGCGCGTCGAGAGCGCTCAGGAGGTCCACCTGGCGGTCCGCTCCGCACGATACCGCTACGATGGCGGGCCGGGCGACCGCGGCCTCGCGGCCCCACGGGCCAGCCGCTGGGGGCTCACGGAAGAGTACGTCGAGCGGGAAGACGAACAGACGCTCGTCGGCGTGACCATAGAGACCACCGATTCAGTCGACGCTATCGACGAGATTCTCGACGTCCCGGAACTGGGCTTTGTCTTCATCGGCCCCTTCGACCTGTCGGTGTCGCTGGGTCACCCGGGCGAACTCGACCACCCGGAGGTCGAGGAAGCCGTCGAGACGGTCCGCTCGGCCGCTGTCGACGCGGAAGTCCCCGTCGGTGGCCTGGGCTTTGGGATGGACGACGTCAACGAGAAGGCGGAAAACGGCTACCAGATTCTCCACCTGGGCAGCACGACCGGGGCGCTCCAGACGGCAATCGAGGGCTGGCTCGACGCCTTCGAGGGCGAGCGGTCGTGA
- a CDS encoding DUF7261 family protein: protein MKERGQLVLVAAVLVAVALAPVVLAYLQLGYHDDVRAASAVDDPTGDTVRVLDRAVTRESESVPGTYPWAERSAAVTAFREDLEPVRSRLQTAEIERGTVTEIEYNATAASTWQSTNCPSGSGREFGPCRTDRGVVVQDRVGRTHVLAVGVDVTTTTDQGETEVTVVLKGVGG from the coding sequence ATGAAAGAGCGTGGCCAGCTCGTCCTCGTCGCCGCGGTGCTCGTGGCCGTCGCGCTCGCCCCGGTGGTACTCGCCTATCTCCAGCTCGGCTATCACGACGACGTCCGCGCGGCGAGTGCGGTCGACGACCCGACGGGAGACACTGTGCGCGTCCTCGACCGCGCCGTCACCCGGGAGAGCGAGTCCGTGCCCGGGACCTACCCGTGGGCCGAGCGCAGCGCGGCGGTGACAGCGTTCCGCGAGGACCTCGAGCCGGTGCGTTCGCGGCTCCAGACCGCGGAGATAGAGCGTGGCACCGTCACCGAGATAGAATACAACGCGACGGCGGCCAGCACCTGGCAGTCGACGAACTGCCCCAGCGGATCGGGTCGGGAGTTTGGCCCCTGTCGCACTGACCGGGGCGTCGTCGTCCAGGACCGGGTCGGCCGCACGCACGTGCTGGCGGTGGGCGTCGACGTGACCACGACGACCGACCAGGGCGAGACGGAGGTGACGGTTGTCCTCAAGGGCGTCGGTGGGTGA
- a CDS encoding DUF7262 family protein, with the protein MPRAQLPLSLVEVALGAALILAVALGFALATPVPDTQGAQLTAYAEDTATIIQTDPARHNGTTRLGEVVASQRAFDRERGNLERRVERILPANVLFNVRTPYGSVGTAVPKRTTTGTATVLTGSGTVRIEVWYA; encoded by the coding sequence ATGCCTAGGGCACAGCTCCCGCTGTCGCTCGTCGAGGTGGCCCTGGGCGCGGCGCTAATTCTCGCCGTCGCGCTGGGCTTTGCACTGGCGACGCCGGTCCCGGACACGCAGGGGGCACAGCTGACCGCGTACGCCGAGGACACGGCCACCATCATCCAGACTGACCCGGCCAGACACAACGGGACGACGCGGCTGGGCGAGGTCGTCGCCAGCCAGCGGGCCTTCGACCGCGAGCGCGGGAACCTGGAGCGTCGCGTCGAGCGCATCCTCCCGGCGAACGTACTGTTCAACGTCCGGACGCCCTACGGCTCGGTCGGGACGGCGGTACCGAAGCGGACGACGACCGGGACCGCGACGGTCCTCACGGGGTCGGGAACGGTCCGAATCGAGGTGTGGTACGCGTGA
- a CDS encoding DUF7263 family protein, giving the protein MTPSTRAQTTLPAVAVALVLLTLVTALGLGLADSAIASAERTPDERRVAAATAERLVAADGPVADRANVLNGSRVDGFDGATLRAAVPAAAGYAVDVELGDDTVATTGDATGGTTIRRLVLVERTDTRTISPESRKVTLPRRATSATVRFSPGNGTAVRTMRVNDQVRLHNDSGLRGPYEVELTPYRTTRITFQTPGRVRNGTVRIAYETPRTTKTTLSVTVDA; this is encoded by the coding sequence ATGACGCCCTCGACCCGGGCGCAGACGACGCTGCCCGCCGTCGCCGTCGCACTGGTCCTGCTGACGCTGGTGACGGCGCTCGGGCTCGGGCTGGCCGACTCGGCCATCGCGAGCGCCGAGCGGACGCCCGACGAGCGCCGGGTCGCCGCGGCCACGGCAGAGCGACTCGTCGCCGCCGACGGCCCCGTCGCCGACCGGGCGAACGTCCTGAACGGGTCGCGAGTCGACGGCTTCGACGGGGCGACACTCCGTGCGGCGGTGCCTGCGGCCGCGGGCTACGCCGTCGACGTCGAACTCGGGGACGACACCGTGGCGACGACCGGTGACGCCACAGGCGGGACGACGATTCGCCGACTCGTCCTCGTCGAGCGGACGGATACGCGGACCATCAGTCCCGAGAGCCGAAAGGTCACGCTCCCGCGCCGGGCCACAAGTGCGACAGTGCGGTTCTCGCCGGGCAACGGGACGGCGGTCCGGACGATGCGGGTCAACGACCAGGTCCGCCTGCACAACGACAGCGGCCTCCGGGGACCCTACGAGGTCGAGCTGACGCCGTACCGGACGACGCGAATCACGTTCCAGACGCCCGGTCGCGTCCGAAACGGGACGGTCCGTATCGCCTACGAGACGCCCCGGACGACCAAGACGACCCTCTCGGTGACCGTCGATGCCTAG
- a CDS encoding DUF7266 family protein: MDNRGLSTVVEKLLSLSIVVLYITLLTTVLYGGSIPAYQGAVGAQLGERALAEATAEVERAVPPRGRNVAASQRVDLPGTIDGSPYSIRANGSHLLLSHPDDEVGGQARPVLPDRVGNVTGTWYSGADTVVTVSGSRGNLTIRLGARG; this comes from the coding sequence GTGGATAACCGCGGGCTCAGCACGGTCGTCGAGAAGCTGCTCTCGCTGTCTATCGTGGTGCTGTACATCACGCTGTTGACGACGGTGCTGTACGGCGGGTCGATTCCGGCCTATCAGGGGGCCGTAGGAGCACAGCTGGGCGAGCGGGCACTAGCGGAAGCGACTGCCGAGGTAGAGCGGGCTGTCCCGCCGCGGGGCCGGAACGTAGCCGCCAGCCAGCGGGTCGACCTCCCCGGGACCATCGACGGGTCCCCGTACAGTATCCGGGCCAACGGCAGCCATCTGCTGCTTTCCCACCCCGACGACGAGGTCGGCGGCCAGGCGCGACCGGTGCTGCCCGACCGGGTCGGGAACGTCACGGGAACGTGGTACTCCGGGGCCGACACCGTCGTCACTGTCAGTGGGTCGCGCGGAAACCTGACTATCAGACTGGGGGCGCGAGGATGA
- a CDS encoding DUF7289 family protein, producing MTGRAQSHVVGIVLLLGITTIALGGLTTVVGSIIDGQTATADERRVANALDSEFRPVEQTGPNRVDVQFSEGELATVDRQLRILNTSGVRREVDIGGLVYTSGANRVGFVGGAITRGKPGNAWLVRGSPVTVTRDTDTLVVGAVTLGERGSTVSGSGGVTARLRTNVTHNRTALPRADYRIAIETATPDPVARYLRERGLSTSTRDIDGDGVPSVIAGVAGQQELQLVVHRTNTEVTGG from the coding sequence GTGACCGGCCGCGCCCAGTCCCACGTCGTCGGTATCGTCCTCCTGCTCGGTATCACGACCATCGCGCTGGGCGGGCTGACGACCGTGGTCGGAAGCATCATCGACGGCCAGACGGCGACGGCCGACGAACGCCGTGTCGCGAACGCACTCGATAGCGAGTTCCGCCCGGTCGAGCAGACCGGGCCGAACCGCGTGGACGTGCAGTTCAGCGAGGGTGAACTCGCAACGGTGGACCGCCAGCTCCGCATCCTGAACACCAGCGGTGTCCGGCGAGAGGTCGATATCGGCGGGCTGGTCTACACCTCGGGGGCGAACCGCGTCGGCTTCGTCGGCGGCGCCATCACGCGAGGGAAGCCAGGCAACGCGTGGCTGGTTCGGGGGTCGCCGGTGACTGTCACGCGGGACACCGATACGCTGGTGGTCGGAGCCGTCACGCTGGGCGAGCGCGGGTCGACCGTCAGCGGAAGCGGCGGTGTCACCGCCCGGCTGCGGACCAACGTCACCCACAACCGGACGGCGCTCCCGCGGGCGGACTACCGCATCGCTATCGAGACGGCTACACCCGACCCGGTGGCCCGATATCTTCGCGAGCGCGGGCTGTCGACGTCCACGCGGGATATCGACGGCGACGGCGTGCCCAGTGTTATCGCCGGCGTCGCGGGCCAACAGGAGCTCCAGCTGGTCGTCCACCGGACGAACACGGAGGTGACAGGTGGATAA
- a CDS encoding type II secretion system F family protein — protein MTTEGQSLGLVDRGLYALFAHHTDDDRHTTTRERYRAAHPDTGFGLYLARVYGLAWLVLVLTSLSTGALALALPASTFDRLTTALGQSVPVLNRLALPPVSRLAVALVLALAVGVGSRWAVLALGNRYLSWVAQARAADIATTLPGAVRYLRVLASGTHDRTEMLRAVAEQEAYGETAVEFRRALNRGTLTGSLDVGLERVASETPSRDLLAPFLLKFREHANQSPDSLEGYLEMEGRLLSHEQSRRHERATGYLELLAELFVVLLVIPALVVLIVTVMGVLSPRLSQPITTPLGATSVRSVVVYSSAVFVLSTGIVAAFIVTSLRPRNTAAPSYGLPDSLVGVLRTGTSNPASALVICLPLGLVLASGLWWLGYRPVNVLLLSYVGASLPVGLVAVRRARRDDAKDREIQDFVHAVAGHVALGRPFPEAVRRVAEEVQLGALAEDVEALSFTLSLADSPNEAAADRRAAALDQFVDRVGTPMAEQTIGLVVGALDAGTDAEDVFETLQTEIGRLYHQRKSLRSALLVYVAVGWTTALLVVGITVAMNVYVLSEFAQLSTVASSRTVAFDPSAIDPARERYRFYVVTQATMLASGWFAGTASRGFYEALLHSGALVLSAYAIYAGVGLL, from the coding sequence ATGACGACTGAGGGGCAAAGCCTCGGCCTGGTAGACCGCGGGCTCTACGCGCTCTTTGCCCACCATACGGACGACGACCGACACACGACGACCAGAGAGCGCTACCGGGCGGCCCACCCCGACACCGGGTTCGGGCTGTATCTCGCGCGAGTGTACGGACTGGCGTGGCTCGTGCTCGTCCTCACGAGTCTGTCGACAGGCGCACTGGCGCTGGCGCTGCCGGCGAGCACCTTCGACCGCCTCACCACGGCACTGGGACAGTCCGTCCCGGTCCTCAACCGGCTGGCGTTACCCCCCGTCTCCCGGCTGGCCGTCGCACTCGTGCTCGCACTCGCGGTCGGCGTCGGCTCGCGGTGGGCCGTCCTGGCGCTTGGCAACCGCTACCTCTCGTGGGTCGCCCAGGCCCGTGCGGCCGACATCGCGACGACGCTGCCCGGCGCCGTCAGATATCTCCGCGTGCTCGCGTCGGGGACTCACGACAGAACCGAAATGCTCCGCGCCGTCGCCGAGCAGGAGGCCTACGGGGAGACGGCCGTGGAGTTTCGCCGTGCGCTCAACCGCGGGACGCTCACCGGAAGCCTCGACGTCGGGCTCGAACGGGTCGCGAGCGAGACGCCCTCGCGGGACCTGCTGGCGCCGTTCCTGCTGAAATTTCGCGAACACGCCAACCAGAGTCCCGACTCGCTGGAGGGGTATCTGGAGATGGAAGGACGCCTGCTCTCACACGAACAGAGCCGCCGGCACGAGCGGGCGACCGGCTATCTGGAGCTCCTGGCGGAGCTTTTCGTCGTCCTGCTGGTGATTCCGGCGCTGGTCGTCCTCATTGTCACGGTGATGGGTGTGCTCTCGCCGCGGCTGTCCCAGCCCATCACGACGCCGCTGGGCGCGACCTCCGTCCGCTCGGTCGTCGTCTACAGCAGCGCTGTGTTCGTGCTGTCGACCGGAATCGTCGCCGCGTTCATCGTCACGAGCCTGCGGCCACGGAACACTGCCGCACCGAGCTACGGGTTGCCTGACAGCCTCGTCGGTGTCCTCCGGACGGGCACGTCGAACCCCGCCAGCGCGCTGGTGATCTGTCTCCCCCTCGGGCTGGTACTCGCTTCCGGGCTCTGGTGGCTGGGGTACCGACCCGTGAACGTCCTCTTGTTGTCGTACGTCGGCGCCAGTCTCCCCGTCGGGCTGGTGGCCGTCCGCCGCGCTCGCCGCGACGACGCGAAAGACCGGGAGATACAGGACTTCGTGCACGCGGTGGCCGGCCACGTCGCGCTCGGGCGGCCGTTTCCCGAGGCCGTGCGACGGGTCGCCGAGGAGGTCCAGCTGGGCGCACTGGCCGAGGATGTCGAAGCGCTTTCCTTTACACTCTCGCTGGCCGACAGCCCGAACGAGGCGGCCGCCGACCGCCGGGCGGCCGCGCTCGACCAGTTCGTCGACCGCGTCGGGACGCCGATGGCCGAACAGACCATCGGGCTGGTCGTCGGGGCGCTGGACGCGGGTACCGACGCCGAAGACGTCTTCGAGACGCTCCAGACCGAGATCGGTCGGCTCTACCACCAGCGGAAATCGCTCCGGTCAGCACTTTTAGTGTACGTCGCTGTCGGCTGGACCACCGCCTTACTGGTGGTCGGTATCACCGTCGCGATGAACGTCTACGTCCTCTCGGAGTTCGCCCAGCTCTCGACGGTCGCCAGCAGTCGGACCGTTGCCTTCGACCCGTCGGCCATCGACCCCGCGAGGGAGCGCTACCGGTTCTACGTCGTGACCCAGGCGACGATGCTGGCCTCGGGCTGGTTCGCCGGGACGGCGAGCCGGGGGTTCTACGAGGCGCTACTCCACTCGGGCGCACTGGTGCTTTCGGCCTACGCCATCTACGCGGGGGTGGGGCTGCTGTGA